From the Acidimicrobiia bacterium genome, one window contains:
- a CDS encoding YbhN family protein: protein MRTQTHTPTEDARKPLRKPRPATVLRWTLMATSVGFMTRLVRSGWTEIVEAVRMLATTKSTYVLAAILLEVAWTWSLAQVYRSALMAMGGVARKRAAVRVSMGAFTLSRILPGGGAVGSVFAARELMALGNPGTLTIASMIVSWWVSMTTLSSIVFGGVAVAAASGVVAPSYLIAPAVTLTAMILIGAGFVIAMRRPRWRVRLQALFARALGRSGVDEPDGARKDNLEAAIAGLRGGRRLVIVSCWAAASWILDAAALWVIFDAFGHRLSIGALLIGYGLANLLQALPELTPGWLGVLETAMSVTYTAFGIPAGVAVVAVLSYRLLSYWLPVAAGLPSAIQILRRSGQRVPPALKAEGSVA from the coding sequence ATGAGGACACAAACACACACCCCCACGGAAGATGCTCGCAAGCCGCTGAGGAAGCCTCGCCCGGCCACCGTACTCCGATGGACTCTCATGGCGACCTCCGTCGGATTCATGACCCGGCTCGTCAGATCCGGATGGACGGAAATCGTTGAAGCCGTCAGGATGCTGGCGACCACGAAGTCGACCTACGTGCTCGCCGCCATCCTGCTCGAAGTGGCCTGGACTTGGAGTCTCGCCCAGGTGTATCGGTCGGCGCTGATGGCAATGGGCGGAGTCGCCAGGAAGCGTGCGGCCGTGCGCGTTTCGATGGGAGCGTTCACCCTGAGCCGGATTCTGCCCGGCGGTGGCGCGGTCGGCAGTGTCTTTGCTGCACGCGAACTCATGGCTCTGGGTAACCCGGGGACGCTGACCATCGCTTCGATGATCGTCTCGTGGTGGGTCTCGATGACCACATTGAGCAGCATCGTCTTCGGCGGCGTGGCCGTCGCCGCCGCGTCGGGCGTCGTGGCCCCGTCTTACCTGATCGCCCCGGCGGTCACCCTGACCGCAATGATCTTGATCGGCGCCGGGTTCGTGATTGCGATGAGGCGCCCCCGCTGGCGTGTCCGGCTTCAGGCGCTCTTCGCCAGGGCTCTCGGCCGGTCCGGTGTCGACGAACCCGATGGCGCCCGGAAAGACAATCTCGAGGCGGCTATCGCCGGCTTGCGGGGCGGACGCCGCCTCGTGATCGTCTCCTGCTGGGCCGCCGCATCGTGGATTCTGGATGCCGCGGCCCTCTGGGTGATATTCGACGCCTTCGGACACAGACTCAGCATCGGAGCGCTGCTGATCGGATACGGGCTGGCGAACCTCCTCCAGGCGCTGCCGGAGCTGACGCCCGGATGGCTGGGAGTTCTCGAAACCGCCATGTCGGTCACGTACACAGCCTTCGGTATTCCGGCCGGTGTAGCCGTCGTCGCGGTCCTCTCCTATCGACTCCTCTCTTATTGGCTTCCTGTTGCAGCAGGACTGCCCTCCGCCATTCAGATCCTCCGACGCAGCGGGCAACGAGTCCCGCCTGCGTTGAAAGCCGAAGGGAGCGTCGCATGA